AATCGGAGCAGCCGGCTGACCGCGAGCCACCGAGAACCAACTTACCCCTGATGGTCGGCGCGGTCAAGCACTTCGTCGTGCGCCTCGTGCGCCTCGTGCGCCCGGGGGCTGGGAGGCTGCAGCAGCCGCAGCCTAACCTAACCCCAATACTCGGGCACGCCCGGGCGATCCCCCAGGAGTTGATGCCCAGGGCGGGATGGCAGCTCAGTTGGTGAGCACCTGGCTGTTCGTGCCGAACTACTTACCGGTAACCTTAACGGGAATCGAGCCCGCCCAGAACATCGAGGGGGCTCCGCACCCCCAGGCCGCCGCGGTTGAGTACGTGGGTGTAAATCATGGTGGTTTTGACGCTGCGGTGGCCGAGCAGCTCCTGGATGGTGCGGATGTCGTATCCGTCCTCAAGGAGGTGAGTGGCGAATGAGTGGCGCAGCGCGTGGCAGGAGGCCCGCTTGGTGAGGCCAGCCTGGCGCGAGGCTTCCTTGAGGGCGCGCTGGACGGCCGTCTCGTGCAGGTGGTGACGGCGGAGCTGTCCCGTATGGGGATCGCGGTGCAGGCGAGTTGCTGGAAAGAGGTACTGCCAGCCCAACTCGCGGCCAGCGCCCGGATATTTGCGCTCGAGAGCTCCCGGGAGAGCCGCCCACCCCGCCCCGCGGCGCAGGTCGCTCTCGTGCAGCCGGCGCACGTTGCCCAATTGCGCGGCGATTTGCGGCCCCAAGGACGCCGGGAGCATGGTAACGCGGTCGCGGTTGCCCTTGCCGCCCCGGACAGTGATCTCGCCACGGCCAGGATCTACGTCCTTCACGCGCAAGCGCAGGCCTTCGAGAAGGCGCAGGCCGGCGCCGTAGAGGAGGGTCGCTACAAGGCGCTTGGAGCCGCTCATCCGCCGCAGCAGGAGCCGAACCTCATCGCGCGTCAGCACGACAGGACGACGGAAAGCCCTCTTGGCACGGAGCACGCCGCGGGGCGCCTCGATCTCCCGCCCGAGCACTTCCCGGTACAGGAACAGAAGCGCGCTGCTCGCCTGGTTCTGCGTGGACGAGCTGACCCGCGAAGCATTGGCGAGGTGCGAGAGGAACGCTGTGACCTCGCCGCCGCCCATTTCGGCCGGGTGCCGCTTGCCATGGAAGAGGACGAAACGCCGGACCCAGGCGACGTAGACCTCTTCTGTGCGGCGGCTGTAGTGCCGGGCACGCACCGCTATGCGCATCTGGTCCAGGAGTCTGGGCCTGGAAGGGTTGTCGCCGACGGCTGATGCGGCCATTTGCGGACAGTATGCGAGGGCGGAGCCGGTGCCTAGAGGGCAAGCTGCCCGGGATGCTCCGTGTCACTCCCGGCCCGCCCAGGAACCGTGCGGCTGAACCGGGGCGGCCACCGCTGGTGCTCGCCAGGCGATGTGCGCACCCGCGCACTGATTTTGCGGACGGGCGAGCGTGACCATATCCAGCAGATATCGGGGCGGTGCAATGGCAGGATGGGGCAGGACGCAGCCAGCGTCCGGTATGATCCGCGCAAGCAATTGGGCTGCTTTCCGGCGCGGCTGCTCTCGCGCCTGGTGCGGTTGGTCTGACCCCGATGTGGGAGCTCTACCGGGGGTTTCGCGCGCAAAGGGCAGACGCTAGACCTACGCACTTCCCGGGACTTCGCCCGGGAAACGGGGCCCCTTCGGGGCAGCGAGATTCAACCGTCCACGGCACAGGGAATTCCCGAAGAGAAGCCATATCGTGAATTTTTTAACGATCTGCGTGGTCAAGCGCCCAACCTAGCGCTGCTGTTCGGCCAGTCGTCGCTCGAACGCCAGATCGCGCACGCGCTCGAGGTAGTCGCCGGCGGGGTTGGCCGGCCCCGTGCGGACGGCGAAGTCGTAGGAGAAGAGCACGATCCCAGTGGCGCCGAGCTCGCGGGCGGCCCGGATCTTCTCGACCGTGCCCTCCACGGTGTTGCGGTAGGCGCCGATCCCTGCCCAGACGCGGGCGGCGCCGGCGGCCTCGACAGCGACGCGGATCTGCTCCCGGAAGAGGGCGGTGTCCGGGGTATACGCCATGGGGCAGGCCACGTCCAGCAGGCCACGTTGCAGCCAGTCACGCCAGTCCTGGAAGCGATTGCGATAGGCGTCCCCGCCATTGGCGAATACCGCCGCGCTGACCAGCACGTCGGGCTTGCGCTTCTTTACACCGTGGTAAATGCGCTCGACCAGCTCGGTAATCTGCTCGCGGCGGAAGCGGTCCCAGGCTCCCGGAAAAGAATCCGTGTACACGAGCGGGTCCGCCGCCTCGAGCGCGGCCAAGCGGGCCTGCAGCGAGTCCGGCAACTGCGGCGCCAGCCAGCGGCGGAATCGCTCGAGCGCGGTGCGCGAGTAGTCGTAGTCGGGCGCCGGGTAGCGCACGTAGTCGAAGTGGATGCCGTCCACATCATAACGCTCGAGGATGTCCAGCCACACGGAGTAGATGTGCTCCTTCACCTCCGGGTCCGCCGGCACCGTATAGAGTCCTTCGACGTGGCCGCGGTTGGCCCGCGCGTACTCGACCAGTGCGGCACGGTAGCGGGGGTGGTGCGGGTCCAGCGTATACAGTTCCCGGGCCAGCGGCCTGGGGACAGCGAGCAGGTCCGGGCGAAGGTGGTAAAGGTGCGAGGGCGCGCGTGGCAGCGCGTCCATGTTGGCGGCCAGGTGGGTGTTCACCCAGGCGTGCACGGCGAGGCCGCGGCGGTGCGCCTCGCGAATGACGACTGCCAGCGGATCCAGCTCGAGGCGGCCGGCGAGCGTATCAGCACGGGGCTCCCAGCGGGCCGAGTAGAAGGCGTCGCCCCGTCCTCGAACCTGGACGATGAGCGTGTTGAACCCCGCCCCTGCCGCCCGCCGCACCATGGCGCGGATGCTGTCCGGGTGCGCGAGGGTGTGGCGCACGACCCAGAGCGCCCG
The window above is part of the Gemmatimonadota bacterium genome. Proteins encoded here:
- a CDS encoding integron integrase, yielding MAASAVGDNPSRPRLLDQMRIAVRARHYSRRTEEVYVAWVRRFVLFHGKRHPAEMGGGEVTAFLSHLANASRVSSSTQNQASSALLFLYREVLGREIEAPRGVLRAKRAFRRPVVLTRDEVRLLLRRMSGSKRLVATLLYGAGLRLLEGLRLRVKDVDPGRGEITVRGGKGNRDRVTMLPASLGPQIAAQLGNVRRLHESDLRRGAGWAALPGALERKYPGAGRELGWQYLFPATRLHRDPHTGQLRRHHLHETAVQRALKEASRQAGLTKRASCHALRHSFATHLLEDGYDIRTIQELLGHRSVKTTMIYTHVLNRGGLGVRSPLDVLGGLDSR
- a CDS encoding family 10 glycosylhydrolase encodes the protein MNSPAVPKSVFSLFLFLLAFAAACAHAPPPRPAPIQGEVRALWVVRHTLAHPDSIRAMVRRAAGAGFNTLIVQVRGRGDAFYSARWEPRADTLAGRLELDPLAVVIREAHRRGLAVHAWVNTHLAANMDALPRAPSHLYHLRPDLLAVPRPLARELYTLDPHHPRYRAALVEYARANRGHVEGLYTVPADPEVKEHIYSVWLDILERYDVDGIHFDYVRYPAPDYDYSRTALERFRRWLAPQLPDSLQARLAALEAADPLVYTDSFPGAWDRFRREQITELVERIYHGVKKRKPDVLVSAAVFANGGDAYRNRFQDWRDWLQRGLLDVACPMAYTPDTALFREQIRVAVEAAGAARVWAGIGAYRNTVEGTVEKIRAARELGATGIVLFSYDFAVRTGPANPAGDYLERVRDLAFERRLAEQQR